The following proteins are co-located in the Chaetodon auriga isolate fChaAug3 chromosome 23, fChaAug3.hap1, whole genome shotgun sequence genome:
- the LOC143316285 gene encoding trace amine-associated receptor 1-like: MGEEGVEERPQHTPCGTSVFRTCFYKCYVSINDHLSMEPKFFVNRSDDVVEDKHLCNESANVSDLTAVTSSYLLCIFIGFLSVLTMCGNLLVITSIVYFKQLHTPTNYLILSLAVADLLVGVFVLPFSAILTVLSCWYLQDLLCKIRGSFDLFLCASSVLNLFFISVDRYYAVCQPLRYRTKMNVHVTVIMILGTWTFSALLGIVNVIPGVNRGQSNRKCVLFQNKSSANSGTASAFYLTATIMCSIYLKILMVAQRQAYSIQKTTCQSTKSGATVSKMERKATKTLAIVMGIFFICWTPFSLCVTFNPLSNNTISVPVITAFKWLGWSNSMLNPLVYAFFYSWFRSAFRMIISGKIFQGDFTNSKLF, translated from the exons atgggtgaagagggagtagaggagaggcCTCAGCACACACCCTGTGGGACGTcggtgttcagg ACATGTTTTTACAAATGTTACGTGAGCATTAACGACCATCTAAGCATGGAACCTAAATTCTTTGTTAACAGGTCTGACGATGTTGTtgaggacaaacatctctgTAATGAATCAGCAAATGTGTCTGACTTAACAGCTGTCACCTCTTCatatttattgtgtattttcattGGCTTCTTATCTGTTCTTACAATGTGTGGAAACCTTCTTGTGATAACCTCCATTgtttacttcaaacagctccacacTCCGACAAACtacctcatcctctctttggctgtggctgacctgCTTGTTGGCGTTTTTGTGTTGCCTTTTAGTGCAATACTGACTGTACTCTCATGTTGGTATCTTCAAGATTTACTCTGTAAGATCCGAGGTAGCTTTGACCTCTTTCTGTGTGCATCATCTGTTTTgaacttgtttttcatttctgttgacagatattatgctgtgtgtcagcctctgagGTATAGAACAAAAATGAATGTCCATGTTACTGTGATCATGATCCTGGGGACCTGGACTTTTTCGGCTCTACTTGGAATTGTCAACGTAATTCCGGGAGTAAACCGTGGACAATctaacaggaagtgtgttttatttcaaaataagagttcAGCAAACAGCGGAACTGCTTCTGCATTTTACCTAACAGCGACAATAATGTGTAGTATTTACCTAAAGATTCTGATGgtggcacagagacaggcatACAGCATTCAGAAAACAACCTGTCAGAGCACAAAGTCTGGAGCAACTGTCagtaagatggagagaaaggccacCAAAACTCTGGCTATTGTTATGGgaatttttttcatctgttggactcctttctctctttgtgtgacCTTTAACCCTTTGAGTAATAATACAATATCAGTCCCTGTAATTACAGCATTTAAGTGGCTCGGATGGTCAAATTCAATGCTCAATCCATTGGTCtatgctttcttttacagctggttTCGATCAGCTTTCAGAATGATCATTTCTGGGAAAATATTTCAGGGTGATTTCACTAATTCTAAGCTCTTTTGA